CTGCATGTGCGGCCACCATGAGGGCGGACACATAGGTCCGCCCCTACAAAAACAAAATTACCTGTATGAGCGCAACTTGGTATAAGGGGTTGGGGATGGGGGTTTGGGGGAAGGGGGAGGGGCTGTCCGCCCCTCGCCTCTTCCCCCAAGCTTATTTTCCGCCAACCCGTTCCGGACCGGCGGTCATGGGTTTGCCGGTGGCCGCGGCGATGGCCCGGAGCATGCCCGGATAGAGGTTCTTGTGGAAAGGGTCGAGCGCGTACCAGTAGGCGATGCCCGCAAGGCCCCGGGGCAGGAAGCGCGCGGTCTGGGTAAGTTCGGTGCTGCCGTCGGGTATGGGGGAGAGGCGGAATTCCAAGGTGGCCTCGCCCGGCAGCTTCATTTCGGCCAGCAGCAGCAAGCGCCGGTTAGGGTCGATTTCCAACACCCGGAAAAAATCCAGGGCGTCGCCCACCTGGAGTTCGGTGGGGTGGCGGCGGCCGCGCCGCAGTCCCGAGCCTCCCAGGAGACGGTCCACCCCGCCCCGAATGGCCCACAAGGAGTCGCCGTAGTACCAGCCCGTCTGTCCGCCGATCTGGGTGACAACCTGCCAAACCTCTTCAGGGGTGGCCGCAAGAAGCACCCGGTAGCCCAGGCTGAGCACGGTGCCCCCGGCGTAGCCGGCGTCGCCGCAGGAGACCCATTCCGGAGGAGCCAGGGAGCCGGCGTCGCTCCAGCAGGTTTCCACCCGTTGCTGGGCGATCCTTTGCAGGGCCAGCCGGATGGTCTGACGGCAACTGAGCAACTCCTGGGGGATGAGGTCCCGGATGCGATTATCCTGGCAGACCACCGGATTGGCCAGGCCTGCGGCCAAGGGCTGGGCCAGGGAGGCAGGAATGGGGGTCACCAAGTGAATCCAGTAGGAACTGAGCCGGGGAGTGAGAACCGGCACCGGAATGACCAGGCGCCGGTGGAGGTGGGCTTCTTCGGCATAGATATCCATCAGTTGCCGGTAGGTCACCACTTCCGGTCCCCCGATGTCAAACGTCTGCCCCCTGGTCTCGTCGCGTACCAAGCAGCCAATCAGATAGGTGAGAACATTGCGGATGGCAATGGGCTGGACCGGGGTGTGCACCCATCGGGGAGTGATCATCACCGGCAGGCGGTCCACCAGGTAACGCAATATTTCAAAGGCCGCGCCACCGGACCCCAGGATCATGGCGGCACGCAGAATCGTGCTGGGAACGGCCCCCGATTGCAGAATCCGGGCCACTTCATGGCGGGAACGCAGATGCTCGCTTAAGTGGGGGTCGTCCTCGCCCCCCAGGCCGCCTAAATAGATGATGCGGTCAAGGCCAGCCTCTGCCGCAGCCCGGACCATATTTTGGGCAGCCTGGCGGTCGGCTTCCGGGAAGTCCCGGGCTGCCGCAGTCATGGAGTGCACCAGGTAAAAGGCCGCCCAGCAGCCTCGGGTTGCCTGGCGCAGCGATACTGCGTCCATGACGTCTCCCTGGGCCAGCTCGATGAGGGGATGGTTGCCCCAGGGCCGACTGCGCAATTTGTCCAGAGAACGTCCTAAGGCTCGGACCCGGCACCCCGCCGAAAGGAGCCGGGGGACCAGGCGGCCGCCCACGTAGCCGGTGGCGCCGGTGACCAGAAGCGGTTTTGGGTTCATGGAATAATGCCTCCCTCTCCCCCCCCATGGGACCTTTGGTAAGGGAGGCGCCCAAGCTGACCTGGGCGGAAAATGGCGTTCCCAAGCTGGAGTTGGGGAACGAGGGCCAAAAAAACGGTGTTTTCATGGCTTATAGCGTTTGCCATAAATTTATGCCGCTGGCTGATTTTTAAATCCCCCTAAATCCCCCTTTTTCAAAGGGGGACTTTATAGGTAATTCCTTATAGTTCCCTCATTTACCAAAGGGGAGTTAGGGGGGATTTTGGGTGTTAAAGTATCTCCTAATTACGGAAAAAACTTTTGCCATTCGCTATAAAATCACCCTAAACTGCCCAAAAAATCGCTGAAAATGGCCGGGCGCGGGCCGTTTTTGGGGGCAACCCCGGCACATGTGCCGGGACATTGCCGAGGTGCCCTCGCCATATACCCGGCCTGAACCCGCGTGCATGCGTGTTCCGGTCGACGTTGTGCCAAGGTTGTACCAGGGTTGTGCCGACCCTGTCCCGAGGTAAATATTCGGCTTTCGCAAGACTTAGCCAGTAATATCAACGGATTAATGGGGCACCGGCATCCTTGTGCCGGGACACGGTACAGGGGGGACGGCTGGAGGCTGGCAATAGTCCACAACTTGATCTTAAATGTCCCACTTCTATCCCGGCAAGGCATGGTGACAGCATAAACGCGGAACCGGGAGGGCAACCAGCAGCGCTGAGAAAGATGACACGCTTTTCATGCGGGCAGGAGCAGGGTTGTGCGCCACTACCCTAAAATATGGCGAGGAAGGATTGATCACGGCTTCAAATCAACACCACGTTGTCCTTTTGAAGTACTCAAGTGATAGAGCAGATAGAAAAGCAGAAGGCGGGATGCGCTACGCTTTCCCGCCCTACCCCCTCACCCTACCCTCTCCCACAAGGGGAGAGGAAAATTAGAGGAAAAAACTTTTGGCAAGCGCTATAACGCATTGCCTAACATCGAATAACTTTTTGGCTTTCACTGCAAGCCGCAGCCCCGGCAAACCCTCACACATGGTTGCGAAGCTGCAATTCCACCGGATGGGGGTGGAGGTAAGACTGCTCTTGCAGGTAAGGCTGATGATATTTGCGGACATAATGATTGATCAAGGTGACGGGCACCACCAGAGGCACGTAGCCTTGATGATAATTATCGATAATCTCAAGTAATTCCTGCTTTTCCTCAGCCGACAGATCCTGCTTGAAATACCCCATCAGATGATGCAAGACGTTGGTGTTTTTCTTGGGGGTGGCTTTCAGGCGCAGCGCCTCCATGAGCCGGGACTGATAGCGCTCATAGAGTTCCGGCGCCGGCAGCTCTTTGGCCTGCGCCACCAGTTTGCCCAGCTCCCGGTAATGCTCGGCACTGTGGGCCAGGATAAGCAGTTTGTGCCGGGTATGGAAGGCTACCAGGCCGCCGCGGCCGGGTGACGCGGCCAGGAGTTCCCGCCAGCGCTGGAATACGAAAATGCGTTCGATGAAGTTTTCCCGGAGCCCGGGATCATGCAGGCGGCCTTCGTCTTCCACCGGCAGGAGTGGGAAGCGCTCCATGAATATCCGGGCAAACAGCCCTACTCCCGTGGTCACCGGTGCGCCCCGGGCCGGCTCATTATAGACCTTGACCCGCTCCATGCCGCTGCTGGGGGATTTGCTCTTAAAAATGAAGCCGCACAAATCTTCCTGGGCCAGTTCCCGCACCCGGTTTTCGGCCCATTTTACCAGACGTTCCGTGTGATCGATCTTGGTGCGGACGGTCACGAGGCGGGGGGCAGAGGGTTCGCCCACCAGGCGCATGGCTTCCCGGGGCACTCCCAGGCCACACTCCATTTCGGGACAGACAGGGATAAATTCCACATAGTGGCCCAGGGTACCGGTGATGAAGCGGTCTAACTGGTGGCCGCCGTCGAACCTGACCTGCCGGCCCAGCAAGCAGGCGCTGATTCCCAGCCGGATTTTTTGCATAAGGATGCTCCTGCAAGCGCAGCCCAGGCTGCACATTCACGGTGATGGCGATTTTTTTGGCAAAATCTGTTGCTTATAGCGTTTGCCATAAATTTATGCCGCTGGCTGATTTTTAAATCCCCCTAAATCCCCCTTTTTCAAAGGGGTACTTTATAAGTAATTCCTTATAGTTCCCCACTTTACCAAGGGGGGGGTTAGGGGGGATTTGGGGTGTTAAAGTATCTCCTATTACGGAAAAACTTTTGGCAAACGCTATATAAGGAAATGCGTTCAAATAGGTAATTTAGTAGCCGCAGACTTTACCATGAAAATCCAAGTTCCCCTAAATCCCAGCAGTGTCGGTTTGGTTTTTGCAAATGAGGAAGTTCGTTGGGCGTAGTCCAACAGCTCAAAAATTCGCTGCGCACTTCCGGCTCCGAGAAGATTACTTCCCCCTCACCCTAACCCTCTCCCCCATCGGGGAGAGGGGAAAAAGTGGAACCGATTTAATGCCTTATGGTTACTAAAACGGCTACATCTCCTACCCCCTCTCCACCCGCTTCGGGGGGAGAGGGCTGGGGTGAGGGGGGCAGAACAACCTCATGCAATTTTCTAACCGGACACTGCTGCCTAAATCCCCCTTTTCCAAAGGGGGACTTTATACCGAGTTGCGTTCAAAGGGCAAATTTTAACAGGCGGAGGCTCTGGCCTATGCCTGCACAGGCGAGACGCCTGTGCCACCATTTGAAGGCGAATTGGTATTAAACCCCCCTTTGCAAAGGGAGCAGAGAGTTTTTCATCCCTGAGAGTGAGAACACTTTCGGTTCATGATTGAGGTTCTTGCAAAAAGCCGTTTTGTCATCCTGAGCGAAGCGAAGGATCTCGTATTTTCACCCACTTATGAGATTCTTCGGTCGCTTCGCTCCCTCAGAATGACAGGCGGGGAGATATTTGCAAGAGGCTCAAAAGTTTTCTCTTATTAACCCCTCACCCTACCCTCTCCCACAAGGGGAGAGGAGAACTAGAGGAAAAAACTTTTGGCAAATGCTATAAACCCCCCTTTGCAAAGGGAGCAGAGGGGTTTTTCATCCCTGGGAGTGAGAACACTTTCGGTTCATGATTGTTAAGCTTGTATGGCTCGTTTAAATTTACCTTTATGAGCGCCACTGGGTATTATACCAAGTTGCTGTCATAGAAGTAAGAATAGCTCCGGTTTTATAGGTCGTATCTATATGTGCGAGTGTAACAAGGGCGGACACATAGGTCCGCCCCTACAAAAACTATAATTACCTTTATGAGCGCCACTGGGTATTCGTCACCTTATTGCTGATTTCCACAAATTCCGCCACGCTCAAGGTTTCGCCCCGGCGCTTCAGGTCGATGCCCAGATCGGCCAGAAGGGGGCGCATCGCCTCTGAGGTAAGGCCGAAGGTTTCGGCATGGGCTGCCAGGGTGTTGTTCAAGGTTTTGCGGCGATGGCCGAACGCGGCTTTAACCAGTTGGTGCAACAAGGTCTCGTCATGCGCTTGAGGATTGGGCGCCTCCGGCAGCAGCC
The DNA window shown above is from Desulfobaccales bacterium and carries:
- a CDS encoding SDR family oxidoreductase → MNPKPLLVTGATGYVGGRLVPRLLSAGCRVRALGRSLDKLRSRPWGNHPLIELAQGDVMDAVSLRQATRGCWAAFYLVHSMTAAARDFPEADRQAAQNMVRAAAEAGLDRIIYLGGLGGEDDPHLSEHLRSRHEVARILQSGAVPSTILRAAMILGSGGAAFEILRYLVDRLPVMITPRWVHTPVQPIAIRNVLTYLIGCLVRDETRGQTFDIGGPEVVTYRQLMDIYAEEAHLHRRLVIPVPVLTPRLSSYWIHLVTPIPASLAQPLAAGLANPVVCQDNRIRDLIPQELLSCRQTIRLALQRIAQQRVETCWSDAGSLAPPEWVSCGDAGYAGGTVLSLGYRVLLAATPEEVWQVVTQIGGQTGWYYGDSLWAIRGGVDRLLGGSGLRRGRRHPTELQVGDALDFFRVLEIDPNRRLLLLAEMKLPGEATLEFRLSPIPDGSTELTQTARFLPRGLAGIAYWYALDPFHKNLYPGMLRAIAAATGKPMTAGPERVGGK
- a CDS encoding DUF523 and DUF1722 domain-containing protein; its protein translation is MQKIRLGISACLLGRQVRFDGGHQLDRFITGTLGHYVEFIPVCPEMECGLGVPREAMRLVGEPSAPRLVTVRTKIDHTERLVKWAENRVRELAQEDLCGFIFKSKSPSSGMERVKVYNEPARGAPVTTGVGLFARIFMERFPLLPVEDEGRLHDPGLRENFIERIFVFQRWRELLAASPGRGGLVAFHTRHKLLILAHSAEHYRELGKLVAQAKELPAPELYERYQSRLMEALRLKATPKKNTNVLHHLMGYFKQDLSAEEKQELLEIIDNYHQGYVPLVVPVTLINHYVRKYHQPYLQEQSYLHPHPVELQLRNHV